From Thermogemmatispora onikobensis, one genomic window encodes:
- a CDS encoding GAF domain-containing protein, with amino-acid sequence MDEPRTWRELLGTIISDTHERQRLAEELGVTPTTLTRWVSGASDPRPQNLRLLLKALPQYREQLQELIQAEFEDFVTAPSEDSSLEIPAAFYARIFRARATTTEAMRYWSLSNLILQQALGQLDPDHMGMAVRVVRCMPPKEGKIRSLREWLGLGTPPWGGELEHKAMFLSAESLSGYVVSSCRPNAIQNIDEEHSLIPAHRDPHEHSAAAHPILYAGRVAGCFLVSSTQPYYFLSQARLTLIQQYADLLALAFDPQEFYDPKDIELRVMPDQSIQRQYFMQFRRRVSEVMMEATRSGHSLNNLQAEQRVWQELEDKLLELSLRLN; translated from the coding sequence ATGGATGAACCACGCACCTGGCGCGAACTGCTAGGAACCATCATCTCTGATACCCACGAGAGACAGCGCCTGGCTGAGGAGCTGGGGGTGACACCCACTACCTTGACTCGGTGGGTCTCCGGCGCTTCCGATCCCCGCCCTCAGAATCTCCGCCTGTTACTCAAGGCGCTGCCTCAATACCGCGAGCAGCTGCAGGAGCTGATCCAGGCCGAGTTTGAGGACTTCGTCACAGCTCCTTCCGAGGACTCGTCCCTTGAGATTCCCGCCGCTTTCTATGCGCGAATCTTCCGGGCCCGCGCGACGACGACCGAGGCGATGCGTTATTGGTCGCTGAGCAACCTGATTCTCCAGCAGGCGCTGGGACAGCTCGACCCCGATCATATGGGGATGGCCGTGCGCGTGGTGCGCTGTATGCCTCCCAAGGAGGGGAAGATCCGCAGCCTGCGCGAGTGGCTCGGACTGGGCACGCCTCCCTGGGGGGGTGAGCTGGAACATAAGGCGATGTTCTTGAGCGCCGAGTCGCTCTCAGGCTACGTCGTGAGTTCCTGCCGCCCGAACGCCATCCAGAATATCGATGAGGAGCACTCACTCATCCCCGCCCACCGCGACCCCCACGAGCACAGCGCCGCCGCCCACCCTATCCTCTACGCTGGGCGCGTCGCCGGCTGCTTCCTGGTCTCCAGCACTCAGCCCTACTACTTCCTCTCCCAGGCTCGCCTGACGCTCATTCAGCAATACGCCGATTTGCTGGCTCTGGCCTTCGACCCCCAGGAGTTCTATGATCCCAAAGATATCGAACTGCGGGTCATGCCCGATCAGAGCATCCAGCGACAGTATTTTATGCAGTTCCGCCGCCGCGTCTCAGAGGTGATGATGGAGGCCACACGCTCGGGCCACTCCCTCAATAATCTGCAGGCGGAACAGCGGGTCTGGCAGGAGCTGGAAGATAAGCTGCTCGAATTGTCTCTGCGACTCAATTGA